In Zingiber officinale cultivar Zhangliang chromosome 8B, Zo_v1.1, whole genome shotgun sequence, a single genomic region encodes these proteins:
- the LOC122015251 gene encoding ubiquitin-fold modifier-conjugating enzyme 1: MEGWDPSTKSALTQIPLLSTRAGPRDGAAWTQRLKEEYRSLIAYTTMNKSNDNDWFRISAANPEGTRWIGTCWYVHNLRRYEFQLQFDIPVTYPATAPELELPQLDGKTHKMYRGGKICLTVHFKPLWAKNCPRFGIAHALCLGLAPWLAAEVPILVDSGVIKHKDDEASSAES, translated from the exons ATGGAGGGGTGGGATCCGAGCACGAAGTCGGCGCTGACGCAGATCCCGTTGCTCTCGACGCGGGCGGGGCCGCGGGACGGCGCGGCGTGGACGCAGAGGCTGAAGGAGGAGTACCGCTCCCTGATCGCCTACACTACTATGAATAAGTCCAACGACAACGACTGGTTCCGCATCTCCGCCGCCAACCCCGAGGGCACGCGCTGGATCGGCACCTGTTGGTACGTCCACAACCTCCGCCGCTACGAGTTTCAACTCCAGTTTGACATCCCCGTCACGTATCCGGCCACCGCCCCCGAGCTCGAACTCCCCCAGCTCGACGGCAAGACCCACAAGATGTACCGCGGAGGCAAGATCTGTCTCACCGTACACTTCAAGCCGCTCTGGGCCAAAAACTG CCCTAGGTTTGGAATTGCTCATGCACTTTGCTTGGGCCTGGCCCCTTGGCTCGCTGCAGAGGTGCCAATCCTTGTTGATTCTGGTGTTATTAAACACAAGGATGACGAGGCTTCCTCAGCCGAATCTTGA
- the LOC122017527 gene encoding putative L-cysteine desulfhydrase 1 → MAESSSPAAQTLALTSQPSVPGMDPHHQDDCPENGLGRGNGETNGPPAKRSRPTPPLSPITAAEIAEEFSHHDLSVARINNGSFGSCPGSVLSAQAVWQRLFLRQPDAFYFNHLQPGLLRSRAIVKDLINATDIDEVSLVDNATTAAAIVLQHVSWAFSEGVFHKGDAVVMLHYAYGAVKKSIHAYVARAGGHVIEVPLPFPVSSNEEIIREFRKALDLGKANGRRVRLAVIDHVTSMPSVVIPVKELTKICRQEGVDQVFVDAAHAIGNVEVDVQDIDADFYTSNLHKWFFCPPSVAFLHSKKCSSSAPCLHHPVVSQEYGKGLPLESAWIGTRDYSSQLVVPSVIDFVNRFDGGILGIRTRNHDKVVEMGMMLAQAWGTFLGSPPEMCCSMIMVALPGSLGVSSEKDALKLRSLLREEYRVEVPIHYHRPKDIEAGRQNGHSGVTGYVRISYQVYNTVDDYYRLRDAVHKLVNDGFNCGMLPSK, encoded by the coding sequence ATGGCGGAGTCCTCTTCACCAGCAGCCCAAACCCTAGCCCTAACCTCCCAACCTTCCGTGCCCGGAATGGATCCCCACCATCAAGACGACTGCCCTGAGAACGGATTGGGTCGTGGAAACGGCGAAACGAACGGGCCTCCGGCGAAGCGGTCGCGCCCGACTCCCCCGCTCTCTCCTATCACTGCCGCCGAGATTGCGGAGGAGTTCTCCCACCATGACCTCTCCGTCGCTCGCATCAACAACGGAAGCTTCGGGAGCTGCCCGGGGTCGGTCCTTTCCGCCCAGGCCGTATGGCAGCGGCTCTTCCTCCGGCAGCCGGATGCGTTTTACTTCAATCACCTCCAGCCCGGCCTCCTCCGCTCCCGCGCCATCGTCAAGGATCTCATCAACGCCACCGACATTGATGAGGTCTCGCTGGTCGACAACGCTACCACCGCCGCGGCCATCGTTCTCCAGCATGTTTCCTGGGCGTTCTCCGAGGGAGTATTCCATAAGGGAGATGCCGTCGTGATGCTTCACTACGCCTACGGAGCTGTCAAGAAGTCCATCCACGCCTATGTTGCCCGCGCCGGAGGCCATGTCATTGAGGTCCCGTTGCCCTTCCCTGTCTCCTCCAATGAAGAGATCATCCGAGAGTTTCGGAAGGCACTGGATCTTGGGAAAGCCAATGGACGGAGGGTACGGCTTGCTGTAATCGACCACGTCACCTCCATGCCCAGCGTTGTCATCCCGGTCAAGGAACTCACCAAGATCTGCCGTCAGGAGGGTGTGGACCAGGTGTTTGTGGATGCGGCGCATGCCATTGGCAATGTCGAGGTTGATGTACAAGACATTGACGCTGACTTCTACACCAGCAATCTTCACAAGTGGTTTTTTTGCCCCCCTTCTGTGGCGTTCTTGCACAGTAAGAAGTGTTCTTCATCCGCTCCTTGTTTGCATCATCCGGTGGTCTCTCAAGAGTATGGCAAAGGTCTCCCGTTAGAGAGTGCATGGATCGGCACTCGTGATTACAGCTCCCAGCTTGTGGTGCCTTCGGTGATCGATTTCGTCAATAGGTTTGATGGTGGAATCCTAGGAATTCGCACGAGGAACCATGATAAGGTCGTAGAGATGGGAATGATGCTGGCTCAGGCATGGGGAACGTTTCTTGGATCACCTCCGGAGATGTGCTGCAGCATGATCATGGTGGCTTTGCCTGGCTCTTTAGGAGTCTCCAGTGAGAAAGATGCTCTGAAACTTCGGAGCTTGTTGAGAGAGGAATACAGAGTTGAGGTTCCAATTCATTATCACCGGCCAAAGGATATTGAGGCTGGCCGGCAGAATGGGCACAGTGGTGTTACTGGGTATGTCAGGATTTCTTATCAGGTGTACAATACCGTGGATGACTACTACAGACTTAGGGACGCAGTTCACAAGCTGGTAAATGACGGGTTTAATTGCGGAATGTTACCTTCGAAATGA